From Verrucomicrobiia bacterium, one genomic window encodes:
- the xseA gene encoding exodeoxyribonuclease VII large subunit, translated as MKSQWDFGELFPVEQTRKVLSVTELTWEIRRVLEKHVGLIWVTGEITNLRVQGSGHIYFTLKDAGAQLSCVLFRGELQVDSALLQDGRKVVLGGDITVYELRGQYQLRVTTVELQGLGALQAAFEKLKLKLKAEGLFATERKRPLPRFPQRIGLVTSPTGAAIRDVLHVVKRRNPGLELILAPCRVQGDGAALEIAAAIRLLNDFHKRQQGGLDLILVTRGGGSLEDLWAFNEERVARAIFESALPVVSAVGHEIDFTISDFVADVRAATPSAAAEVLTEGVFSSCQFVSEATARLGQLARQQMADKQYVLNQAGLRLGRLHPRRRFNEWLQRLDDLQTTLSRCAQQGVRRQRLAWRNLSDRLGRLRPAFVLKQRREVLDQAGQRLREQVRHRLRETQQRLDALQIRLRLLGPEQVLARGYSITMDTASGRVLRAAAEARQGQTLRTRLAQGEIVSRVDTNDEERRRKSYE; from the coding sequence ATGAAATCACAATGGGATTTTGGCGAGCTGTTCCCAGTCGAACAGACCCGCAAGGTGCTCTCGGTGACCGAGTTGACCTGGGAAATTCGGCGCGTGCTGGAAAAGCATGTCGGGTTGATTTGGGTGACCGGCGAGATTACAAATCTGCGCGTCCAAGGTTCCGGCCATATCTATTTCACCTTGAAAGATGCCGGGGCGCAGTTGAGCTGTGTGTTGTTTCGCGGGGAATTGCAGGTCGATAGCGCCTTGTTGCAGGATGGGCGCAAGGTGGTTTTGGGCGGCGACATCACCGTTTATGAACTCCGTGGACAATATCAGTTGCGCGTCACCACGGTTGAGTTGCAGGGGTTAGGCGCCCTCCAGGCCGCTTTTGAAAAGCTCAAGCTGAAATTAAAAGCAGAGGGCCTGTTTGCGACGGAACGGAAGCGGCCTCTGCCTCGCTTTCCACAGCGAATCGGTTTGGTCACCTCACCCACCGGCGCGGCGATTCGGGACGTGTTGCACGTGGTCAAACGGCGCAACCCCGGGCTCGAACTCATTTTGGCCCCCTGCCGTGTTCAAGGGGACGGGGCAGCCCTGGAAATAGCCGCCGCGATTCGCTTGCTGAATGATTTCCATAAGCGGCAGCAGGGCGGCCTCGATTTGATATTGGTGACCCGCGGCGGGGGGAGCCTGGAAGATTTGTGGGCCTTTAACGAGGAAAGGGTAGCCCGCGCAATTTTTGAGTCGGCGCTGCCGGTGGTTTCCGCAGTCGGCCATGAAATCGACTTCACCATCAGCGATTTTGTCGCCGATGTCCGCGCCGCCACCCCCAGCGCTGCAGCCGAGGTTCTGACCGAAGGTGTCTTTTCGAGTTGCCAGTTTGTTTCCGAGGCAACCGCCCGCCTCGGCCAATTGGCCAGGCAACAAATGGCTGATAAGCAATACGTGCTGAACCAGGCCGGGCTGCGGCTGGGTCGTCTGCACCCACGCCGCCGGTTCAACGAGTGGCTGCAGCGGCTGGATGACCTGCAGACGACTCTGAGCCGTTGCGCGCAACAGGGCGTCAGGCGCCAGCGGCTGGCATGGCGGAATCTTTCTGACCGCCTGGGGCGATTGCGTCCCGCTTTTGTGCTCAAACAACGGCGCGAGGTGTTGGACCAGGCCGGCCAACGCCTGCGCGAACAGGTCCGCCACAGGCTCCGCGAGACCCAACAACGGTTGGATGCACTGCAAATACGCCTCCGCCTGCTGGGACCGGAACAAGTTTTGGCGCGCGGCTATTCGATTACCATGGATACGGCTTCAGGAAGGGTGCTGCGGGCCGCCGCCGAGGCGCGCCAGGGACAGACCTTGAGGACAAGGCTGGCACAGGGAGAGATTGTGAGCAGAGTGGACACGAATGATGAGGAACGAAGGAGGAAGAGTTATGAATGA